The genomic stretch TCAAATGGCAAATCAGAACCTACCAAGTCTGCCTAAGCCTACCCAAACAGGCAGGTCCGGCCAACAGTCATAGATTACTGCGGGCACGAAGCAGGAAATCTGCCGGGCCGTCCTCGTAGTATTGGTGCACAGTCGCCGAGACGATGCCGCCCTGAGTACGTACGTGGCGCCGTAGCACAGCGTCGCGTGCACTTTGGACCTTTGGACAAGCGACCAACCGGACGTTGGGTAGTATGCTACCGCAAACCATGATCAATCTAAACTGGTCATCTATCTATATCGCCAGATTGTCCCTGCAGCTATACAGATCATCTCATGCGGCTGGGTGTAACATCACTTGCATATTTTGGGGCACAGTCGCCATCACGTCCAAAGTGTTGCATTCTTCCCCAAGAGAATGTGCAATAGTTCATCTCGAGCCTCTGCTATGATACACAGTAAGTGCTTCCTACCGCAACTTCGGAAATCATTACCCATGGAACGCCCTATTATCCAAGCCCTTACGCCGCTACCTCATACGGTATTATGCTGTTCGTTCCCCCTCTTAGTCGTACCAGTCTATCACTTCCAAATCATCAATCTTGCACCTTATGGTCGCCCTTGATGACATCGGCGTAGGTTGGAGGCGGACCTTCGGGTTGGCTTGAACTGCCCTCGCCACCCTGGTTTGATGGACCTGGCGCAGCCGATGCACTGCTCTTTGCCGACTTGTGGCCCTTTGGCTGTACGAAGCTGTTCGTTACGCCACTCTGCTGTCCAGGAAACTGTCCATTGCTCGGCTGGCTGCCTACGGTGCCGTAGTTGGCCGGACCGCGAGCTGGCTGCTCGTGTGTAATAACGTAGTATGTAGTTCGTCCGTCGCCGCGTCCACCGCGCTCGCCGTCGGCTACGTGCTGGTACGAGTCGTATGGGTCCGGGTTCTGGAGGATAACGTACCAGGCGTGCAGGAGGCCTGGAAGGAAGGCGAGACAGCAAAGCGCAATGTTGATGAGCGAGTCGGCGCTGCAGATTCCTTTCTTCACCCATACACCTATGGGTGGGAACTAGTTGACGTGTCAGTAGCTGAAGCTGAAGCTGTGAACCCCGCGTATGCGCCGGCCTTCTGCATTTGCTGCGCGGGCGGGGACGTACCAGGACGCTGAGAAGCATCAAGAAGCAGTCGGAGCCACACATTATGGCGGTTACGTGTCTTTTCGAGTCTCGGTTGGGCACAGTTGGCTGTCGGTGGGGTATTGGAGAGCTTATGGGCGCGTTGGAGTGACGCCTGGGTGAGAGGTATGGGTATGAATCGACTGAGCAGATGACGCACCGTGTGGCTGAGCGGTGGCGCATGACGCATCAACCCACAGGACATGGCTGATGGCGAGAACACGGAAACATGACGGCAGAATATTTTGGAACGCCTTCTCGATAGGGATAACCATGTGCTTTTCATTTACTATACTACTCTTTACCGCCTAGGTATCGGTATACGACCGAAAAGTCCTTTCCTTTGCAGTTGTCCGCCTGCTCCGCAGCATCGTAGAGCGCTCTTGCAGGCTCTCCCAGCGCGAGTTTAACCTTGGCATCAGCAGCAGCCTGTAGTGCGAGCTTCAAGTCCTTATTGGCAAGCGATATTCCGAAACCTCCCTCGTACCCTCTGCTCGCCGGCGAAGTCTCGATGACGCCGGGGACGGGATTGTTCACCTCGCTGGGCCAGCACTTGCCCGTAGCTGTGTTGATCATGCCGGCCAACGCCTTGGGGTCGAGGCCCCATTTGACCCCCATACTCATAGCTTCTGCTGTAGCGATGTTGTTGAGAGCGAGCAAGTAGTTGTTCGCCAACTTCCCTTTGAGACCGGCACCGGGTCCGCCAAGATGCACAACTCTCTTGCCCATCATAGAAAGCACTCGCGTCGCCCCCTCGACTGCCTCGGGCTGTGCACCGATCATAAACGTGAGGGTACCAGCCTTTGCACCAACAACACCACCCGACATGGGTGCATCGATGAACTTGCCTTGACCAGATGAGCTAGCGGCTTCCGCCACTTCACCAGAGGTCTTGGGGTCGATGGTCGAACAATCGATGAAGAATCGCTCCTTCTTGACGGTTCCCACACTGAGAAGAGTGGCTGGCTCCAGCATCTCCTTGAAAACAGCCTTGACAtgctgtggagctggcaaCGAAGTAATGATTGTTTCCTGCAACCAGTTAGCGTACTGCGTGCGTGACTTTTGACATTGAGCATGTATAAAGAGTATAAAACATCAGAGGATTGGCTATAATTTTTTGAGTAATCAGAATAAGGGCCACGAATGGCCCCCAACTTAGATCATGGATAGAACAATTAATTCATCACAAGACAATGGGTGAGCAAAGAGAGAGATATACATACAGCGTTCTCTGCGACTTCTCGTACACTGCTCGCGACGGTCACTCTATGTGGATATTCTTCGCTGAACCTCTCAGTGGCAGCGGTGTTGACGTCGTGCACGAAGAGGGTGTCCTCAGCTGGAATCTTTGCTCGTAGGTTTTTAGCCATGGAGTAGCCTGCCAAGATTGTTAGTTGACATGTAATTAGGTGACCAGCAGTAGTACTAACCCATTTGTCCTAATCCTATAAAGCCCCAGGAAGCTTGCAAGTCCCGAGAGCTTGAGAAGCATCTGCGCGTCCTCCGACATGCCGCCGTGGGGTGTATCTTTCGCAAAGGCGAAGCAAGTGCCGAGACTGACTGCATTGTGTAGTTGTGCAGGTCGAATGTTGTTGCGTATCTTCGATTATCGAGATGGGGTGCAGAGGGCGGTTGGAAGCGGTTTCCAACTCAATGGATCGTGTTCAGCCGAGGTAGAGGTACAGAGCCGTGGTACCATCACCAACGGCAGCGACCCCGCAACTAGCTAGGCAAGTCGAGAGCCGCATCATGAAAGCCTCGTGCCATCCCAGGTTGCTGGAGCTGGTTTGCCGTGAGATATCCGTGAAGCTTGGTGCTGAAACTGAGCGGAGAGATTAGAAGAAAACTTTCGGCGCGTGGAAAAGTAAATCCggccgggtcgcgctagtccGAACCGAGATTCGTTCTACCacctgggtgtcataaaatacttgacacctaataggcgtgtctggcgactacagtggccttttCCCcctagtatgtcaagtattttatggCACCCAGGTGCTACCACTCTAAGCCAGAACAATCTCATCGTGTCAAGAAATGAGAAGACAAGATTTGAAGAAATGCGAATTGCACGCGGCCCTGAACTCGTGTTATTAACGGATAATTGCGCAGTAACCCATCTTCATCAGCCAACAGCAAGACAAGCTTGGAACTACACCACGCTCAACACACAAGGAGAAGATGAATGCTTAGACACGTACGATGCGACAGTTTACATAACCAGAATTCAAAACGTTTCAGTTTAATATGTCCATGTCATTCTTCAATCTGGCTCTAATATGTGCACTTGAAATACATCGTCCCATTTCCGCCAAAAAAGCAACAAATATAGTAAATCCTAATCTCAACCCCTTTCCGTCTATTTTTCAAAGCACGCTGTTAAGCTTAAGCAGGTGCAGGTGCAGCCGCTGGAGGGACGGGAGctgcagaagaagaagaagctggaGGGGCGGCAGCAGGGGGTGCAGGAGCTGCAGAAGATGCAGCAGGAGGAGCCGCGGGGGCAGCCGGAGGGGCAGCCGGAGGTGGAGCAGCGTCTGCCTCAGGAGGAGCAGGTACAAAGCTAAACCAACAGTATCAGCATTCGTTACAAACAACATACACAGTCTAAGAAAAGAAACTTACGCAGCAGCTCCCAACGCAATCCTCCCTGCCGAACCACCTGTCACTGCCCCACCATCAACACTCTTGCCACTAATCTGGCTCGCCTTTGCATAATTTGCCAACTGATGCGAATCCGCCGGGTTCACAATCATAACTTGTCCGAGCTGGCAATGCGGGCCCGTTGCGCAGTACAAGAACATTGGTCCAGTGGTAGTCACCGGCATGTTGAAGGTACCGACGTCGGCCTGGCCATCGACAAAAGGTATGTGACCACTGTGTACTCCGCCTTGTTTCGGGGTGCAGGCAGCGTCCCCGGTGGATTCAGTCACCGTGTGGTTGCCATTCGCGAATTGGAATTGGATTATATCGCCTACGGAAGCTTGGACAACGTTGGGGGTGAAGGTTACTTGGGGGCCGCCGACAACGACGGGGATGAGTTGGTTGGCACGGCGGAAGGGGTTGGCTGCGAATAAGTCAATATAAATGGAGGAGATGAGAAGAGCCAGACTGACTTTTGACGCCGGGTAGTCTGTTGATGGGTTTGAACGCTGGGCCCGGGATCGCAGCAGCACTTGCGGCTAGCATGAGGGATAGGACAAAGGACTTCATCGTGAAAAAAGGCGATATTGTGGGTATCTTTAAGTAACTAGTAGCCGAAACAGACACAAGTACCGTTCAACGGTAGAGAAGAGGAAGTAAAAAGATTAGGTAAAGACCGGTCTACGGTTCCGTAGCAGAACAGAAAGCAAAGAATGATGGAGAAAAGACTCAAGAACGAACGATGTAGCGAAAGCACGGAGAAGCAGACCAAAGTATCCTACCTCAGCTCACCTTTGTATACACGCCCGTCACACACCTGAAAGCTGCCGAATTACCCACCCGTGGCATCCACACCACCCCAAACTCTCATACATACCTAGGTGCTTACCTTCTCCTACGATACCATCTCAAACATCATGCCTGTCAGCCTGAGGACCACAGTTCCTACAACCGCACCTATCACCAAGCCGCCAAGCCCTCACATCAGCTGAACGATGTTTGACGGTTCTCCTGTTCATCGGAGGGAGCCTCTCTAAGCAACAAACCCACCTGGGCAACATGGGTAAACGGCTTCCGCTGACCTTGTCTATTGTTTGAAGATAAGTGGGGCGCACAAGTGCCGGATCAAGTAGACACATGCAGCATGCAATAAGACGTTTGGAAACCTGGGCGCCTTGCCGTCGGACTTTCGGACTTTCGGACACTAAGTACAGGCCGCTTGGGCGGTTAGGTGCGAGAGAAAGAATGGATATGGACGTAGGAGGGCGGAAGAGCGGAGCGGGAGGCGCTGCCCAGGTATGGTGGAGACGCATGTTTTGGCGATGAGGGTGTTTCGCAAGGGGTCATTGCCATCTACAGCGGAACCAACATCTGCACCATCGATCTATCTGCGCGTGGCCACGCCAACTCGCGCAGATAAATAGAAAGCGCAAATCTAGTAGAACGGCGTCGTTGGCAAAAACCTTAGGCCTCAGTCGCAGTACCAGTAATTCGGCGGTTGTGGCATCGAGGTTTTCGCCCTTGAACGTTTTATCTGGTCCCACACAGTGCCAAGGTTGGAAACGGCCTAGGCAGGGGGTTGGCACGCAAACCACCACACCACATCTAGGCTGAGAAAAAAAGAAAGTGACTGTAGAGGGAAAGATCCTAAATCATCCCTATCCTTCATTTCAACCTTTCCCTATTCCTAGACGAGTAACCAATAAACGCTAATAACAAACGTATCTTAGCTCACCGCAGCCCACGTCTCCATCCAAAGTTCTATTAACTATGACCTAGATCCCAAACACCGCAATCCCGGCTTGGCTCCTCCTCCCCTCCCTCCGCGGCATAGACTATAGTGGGGACGAGTAGTGATGCAACACACCAGAAGGAAAAACAAGTCGGATATCTGATTAAAGGAGCTAGGTGTATTGTTGTCCGACTAAATCGCCTGGGTctcataaaatacttgatAGCGTGGGTAAACGCCTAATAGGCGTGTCTGGCCtttttacactagtatgtcagGTATTCCATGGCACCCGGGTGAAAGTGTATGATCAGCAGAGTTGTGATACTCACTCCATATGCCGAGAACCGAGTCTGCTTGTGCACGTACGTATGCCTAGGCAGGTAACTGTGCATGGCATTGCGCGCGTGGCTCTTGGCTCCATAATTAGGCTGAAATTGCATCCCATTATACATCACTGTCCACTCACATCCATCTATGGGAACTCCGTAGTGACTGACTACACCACCTCTCACGGTTCCTACCCCTCCTtctctccctcttcttccttctcATCTTCGCTCTCACCACCCTTCTCCTCGCCAGCTGGCTCTCTCCCTCCACGCACCGAAACATCCATCTCTCTCGCCTTGATAGGCTTGCTCGCCTCCTCAGGAAACAGCTCCTTGAACAGTGCCGGCTGGAATCTATTAATCCTCTTCCACGTCTCGATCCAGAGACTCTCCCGCTCTGGCTTCTCATCCGGCGGCGCTAGATACCCACCAGTGCTAAGCACGAGTAACATGTTCTTCAGATTCTCATTCACTGCCTCTTCCATATCGCCCTGACCTGAGTTACCTAGTCGATCCATGATACCTACAATGGTAATCCAGAGATCCTCAAACAATGCCTTTTCGCCGATACCATCTAGCAGGGTGAGGTAGTGTAGAAACACTTTGCTTAAAAGGGTAGCGGCGCGGACACGCGTCTCGCTCATGCCCAGAGGGTCGGATTGGTAGACTTCTGGTTTGAGGAGCTGGGTGACGAGGGGGATGAGGACTTCAGTGAATATGGCCGTCCATTCTTTGTGGTCGGGGGAAGCAAGGTCTGCGGAAAGAAGGGTACGTTGGAGGGATGAGAAGGCTTGTTGGCGGAGGGTGCGGCAGGGGTTGAGACATTGGTGCGCCAGTGTTTTTAGAATTGGAGACCAGTATGCTGTCCATGCTGTGTCGATATTAGTAACTGTACGCGTAGACTCAAGATGTATTGGACTCACCCTCAGTTGTCTCGAGATGTGACTGCTCGATAAAGTTTGGCACTCTGCTAGAAAGTTGGAAGACGATGCTCATAGCTGTGATCCCACGTACTACAACCTCGCTGTTCTCGGGCTTCTTGGTCTTCTGTCCTTTGTTGCGCCTTGCTGCCTGGTCATACAGTTGCTCTTCTCTAGCGCCTACTTGAGCGGCAGTTGCAAACTCATTGAGAAGTGCAATTGCGGCCTCGTAATTGTCCGCTGTTACGCCGGGTTGGGATGAAGTAGTGAGATCTTCGACAAGCTGGAACACGTCTCCAGCGGCGTTGGGCACACTAGCCAGCCTGTTCAAAATGGTCCAGAAGTCTGGCGAGCCGGCGAGCTCGCTGCGTAGCGCATTCGGCCCTTTGCAGCAGTCTGTGAGACCCTTGAGGATTGGTTGCGCGCACTCGTGCAAGAGTGAATCATTGAAGCTCGAGAAGGTGTGCATGAGGACGGGTGCTCGGATGAAGTCGTAATCGTTGCTGGCCTTGAGCAGACTCAGCAGGTAGTACACAGATCGCGCAATGACCACGTAGTGATGTTTGGGAGCATCGCGAATGACGGACACCAAAGCATCCGTCACATCCTTCGCAAGCTCCTTCACAGTCTCGTCATCCCGTAGGGCGAGTACAGTCGCTAGCTCGAGAACGAATACCAGACTTGGATCATAGAGTGGACCCTTGCCCTTTTGTCTTGGGCCAGGCGCTCGCGGACTCGTCCCTGGTATCTCTGGCTTTACTACCATGACTCTTGGTGAGCCATCTTCTGGCAAATGCTCCAACAGCGACATGAGCAAAGATCGTAGTGAATCCACGGGGAGTTGACTGATGTTGGCAAGAATGTCTTCAAAGTGACATTCCTTGACGGTATCCACAGTGCAGAGCGTGTACTCGACCTCTTGGTCTGAGGGCTCAGGGGGCTCGTCATTCGCAAAACTCGAGACATATGACGTCAAAGCTGAGAAGATACCAGTATCGGCCGGGCGTTCTGCCCGATCGATGACTTGTGCTGGGTTCTGGAGTGGTATTGGCGACAGTGCGAGGGTCTTCTGGAAGGAGAGGAAATAGGGTGGTATCAATGAGTTGACGAATAAATTGACCATGATGCGGATAAGCTGGAAAGAATTAGCAGAGTGATAGAAACGGGTATGGCAGACTTACATGTTGCCAACCATCTCGTATTGATGCCTCGTTGCCCTTGATGACCTGGAATAATACAACAGTTGCTAGCTGTGCTCGGCCGTCGCGACCAAATCGTACTGCTGTCTCACTGACCATGACGCTCTTCTTATCGGCTTGCACCTCAGTATTGAGTGACGTGCTCGGTGGCACATCCGGCGCCAATGTACTAATGTATGACAGACAC from Pyrenophora tritici-repentis strain M4 chromosome 1, whole genome shotgun sequence encodes the following:
- a CDS encoding Pmp3 domain containing protein; translation: MCGSDCFLMLLSVLFPPIGVWVKKGICSADSLINIALCCLAFLPGLLHAWYVILQNPDPYDSYQHVADGERGGRGDGRTTYYVITHEQPARGPANYGTVGSQPSNGQFPGQQSGVTNSFVQPKGHKSAKSSASAAPGPSNQGGEGSSSQPEGPPPTYADVIKGDHKVQD
- a CDS encoding MmsB, 3-hydroxyisobutyrate dehydrogenase and related beta-hydroxyacid dehydrogenase, giving the protein MGYSMAKNLRAKIPAEDTLFVHDVNTAATERFSEEYPHRVTVASSVREVAENAETIITSLPAPQHVKAVFKEMLEPATLLSVGTVKKERFFIDCSTIDPKTSGEVAEAASSSGQGKFIDAPMSGGVVGAKAGTLTFMIGAQPEAVEGATRVLSMMGKRVVHLGGPGAGLKGKLANNYLLALNNIATAEAMSMGVKWGLDPKALAGMINTATGKCWPSEVNNPVPGVIETSPASRGYEGGFGISLANKDLKLALQAAADAKVKLALGEPARALYDAAEQADNCKGKDFSVVYRYLGGKE
- a CDS encoding FAP multi-domain protein, with product MKSFVLSLMLAASAAAIPGPAFKPINRLPGVKTNPFRRANQLIPVVVGGPQVTFTPNVVQASVGDIIQFQFANGNHTVTESTGDAACTPKQGGVHSGHIPFVDGQADVGTFNMPVTTTGPMFLYCATGPHCQLGQVMIVNPADSHQLANYAKASQISGKSVDGGAVTGGSAGRIALGAAAFVPAPPEADAAPPPAAPPAAPAAPPAASSAAPAPPAAAPPASSSSAAPVPPAAAPAPA